One stretch of Pseudomonas fluorescens Q2-87 DNA includes these proteins:
- a CDS encoding co-chaperone GroES, translated as MKLRPLHDRVVVRRSEEEKKTAGGIVLPGSAAEKPNQGEVLAVGPGKALENGEVRALSVKVGDKVVFGPYSGSNTVKVDGEDLLVIGESEILAVIEG; from the coding sequence ATGAAGCTTCGTCCTCTGCATGACCGCGTCGTCGTCCGTCGCAGCGAAGAAGAAAAGAAAACCGCTGGCGGTATCGTCCTGCCAGGTTCGGCTGCCGAAAAGCCAAACCAGGGTGAAGTTCTCGCTGTTGGCCCAGGCAAAGCACTGGAAAACGGTGAAGTACGTGCGCTGTCCGTGAAAGTGGGTGACAAGGTTGTTTTCGGCCCTTACTCCGGTAGCAACACCGTGAAAGTAGATGGCGAAGACCTGCTGGTGATCGGCGAAAGCGAAATCCTCGCTGTCATCGAAGGCTGA
- the groL gene encoding chaperonin GroEL (60 kDa chaperone family; promotes refolding of misfolded polypeptides especially under stressful conditions; forms two stacked rings of heptamers to form a barrel-shaped 14mer; ends can be capped by GroES; misfolded proteins enter the barrel where they are refolded when GroES binds) — protein MAAKEVKFGDSARKKMLTGVNILADAVKATLGPKGRNVIIEKSFGAPTITKDGVSVAKEIELEDRFENMGAQLVKDVASRANDDAGDGTTTATVLAQAIVNEGYKAVAAGMNPMDLKRGIDKATIAIVAELKNLSKPCADTKAIAQVGTISANSDSSIGDIIAEAMEKVGKEGVITVEEGSGLENELSVVEGMQFDRGYLSPYFVNKPDTMVAELDSPLILLVDKKISNIREMLPVLEAVAKAGRPLLIVSEDVEGEALATLVVNNMRGIVKVAAVKAPGFGDRRKAMLQDIAVLTGGTVISEEIGLSLESATLENLGSAKRVTISKENTIIVDGAGVEGDIESRIAQIRAQVAETSSDYDREKLQERLAKLSGGVAVIKVGAGSEVEMKEKKARVEDALHATRAAVEEGVVPGGGVALIRALEALTGLTGDNADQNVGIAVLRRAVEAPLRQIAANSGDEPSVVVNEVKNGKGNYGYNAATGVYGDMIEMGILDPTKVTRSALQAASSIGGLILTTEAAIADAPKKDSGAGGGMPDMGGMGGMGGMM, from the coding sequence ATGGCTGCTAAAGAAGTTAAATTCGGCGACTCCGCCCGCAAGAAAATGCTCACCGGTGTCAACATCCTGGCTGATGCAGTAAAAGCGACCCTGGGCCCGAAAGGCCGTAACGTGATCATCGAGAAGAGCTTCGGCGCTCCGACCATCACCAAGGACGGCGTTTCCGTAGCCAAGGAAATCGAACTGGAAGACCGTTTCGAAAACATGGGCGCGCAGCTGGTCAAAGACGTTGCCTCCCGTGCCAACGATGACGCTGGCGACGGCACCACCACCGCCACCGTTCTGGCTCAGGCCATCGTCAACGAAGGCTACAAAGCCGTCGCTGCCGGCATGAACCCGATGGACCTCAAGCGCGGTATCGACAAGGCGACCATCGCCATCGTTGCCGAACTGAAAAACCTGTCCAAGCCATGCGCTGACACCAAGGCTATCGCTCAGGTAGGTACTATCTCCGCCAACTCCGACAGCTCCATCGGCGACATCATTGCCGAAGCCATGGAAAAAGTTGGTAAAGAAGGCGTGATCACCGTTGAGGAAGGCTCGGGCCTGGAAAACGAACTGTCGGTTGTAGAAGGCATGCAGTTCGACCGTGGCTACCTGTCCCCGTACTTCGTCAACAAGCCGGACACCATGGTTGCCGAGCTGGACAGCCCGCTGATCCTGCTGGTCGACAAAAAGATCTCCAACATCCGCGAAATGTTGCCAGTACTGGAAGCCGTCGCCAAAGCCGGCCGCCCACTGCTGATCGTTTCCGAAGACGTTGAAGGCGAAGCCCTGGCGACCCTGGTCGTGAACAACATGCGTGGCATCGTCAAAGTCGCAGCCGTCAAGGCTCCAGGCTTCGGCGACCGTCGCAAGGCCATGCTGCAGGACATCGCCGTATTGACCGGCGGTACCGTTATCTCCGAAGAGATCGGCCTGAGCCTGGAAAGCGCCACCCTGGAAAACCTGGGTAGCGCCAAGCGCGTGACCATCTCCAAGGAAAACACCATCATCGTTGACGGTGCTGGCGTTGAAGGCGACATCGAGTCGCGTATCGCTCAGATCCGCGCCCAGGTTGCCGAGACTTCCTCGGACTACGACCGTGAAAAACTGCAAGAGCGTCTGGCCAAGCTGTCCGGTGGCGTTGCAGTGATCAAGGTTGGCGCTGGTTCCGAAGTCGAAATGAAAGAGAAGAAGGCCCGCGTTGAAGACGCCCTGCACGCAACCCGTGCAGCCGTTGAAGAAGGCGTGGTACCTGGCGGTGGCGTTGCGCTGATCCGTGCTCTGGAAGCCCTGACCGGCCTGACCGGCGACAACGCCGACCAGAACGTCGGTATCGCAGTACTGCGCCGTGCCGTTGAAGCACCGCTGCGCCAGATCGCTGCCAACTCCGGCGACGAGCCAAGCGTTGTGGTCAACGAAGTCAAGAACGGCAAAGGTAACTACGGTTACAACGCTGCGACTGGCGTCTACGGCGACATGATCGAAATGGGCATCCTGGACCCAACCAAGGTGACCCGTTCCGCGCTGCAGGCAGCATCTTCCATCGGCGGCCTGATCCTGACCACCGAAGCGGCGATCGCTGATGCACCGAAGAAAGACAGCGGTGCTGGCGGCGGTATGCCAGACATGGGCGGCATGGGTGGCATGGGCGGCATGATGTAA
- a CDS encoding phosphatase PAP2 family protein: MSSSVICSAPRPLNFWLCLAIPAVTAVILVLLEWTDLDMVLARLFYDPAVGTFIGRHSYFLEDILHDRAKQVVIAFSVFSIVGFISAFFVPRLKPFKRELGCLVLSLALATSFVTPMKAVTAVQCPWSLKEFGGKETYSELLSPRPATDKPGRCWPGGHAATGFTLFALFFVLRDRRPRLARQALIFAFTLGTVFSIGRMMQGAHFFSHNVWTAVFCWLICLGCYYFILYRPALKAGSVAATLPVNA, from the coding sequence ATGTCATCAAGCGTCATATGTTCCGCCCCTCGCCCATTGAACTTTTGGCTATGCCTTGCCATTCCCGCCGTCACAGCGGTCATCCTGGTTCTGCTGGAGTGGACCGATCTGGACATGGTCCTGGCCCGATTGTTCTATGATCCGGCCGTGGGCACCTTCATCGGACGTCACAGTTATTTCCTGGAAGATATTCTCCACGACCGGGCGAAGCAGGTGGTCATCGCCTTCTCGGTGTTTTCCATCGTCGGGTTCATAAGCGCGTTTTTTGTGCCCCGGCTCAAGCCGTTCAAGCGAGAACTGGGCTGCCTGGTGCTCTCCCTGGCGCTGGCGACGTCTTTCGTCACGCCAATGAAAGCGGTGACAGCAGTGCAATGCCCCTGGAGCCTGAAGGAGTTCGGGGGCAAGGAAACCTACAGTGAACTGCTGAGCCCACGCCCGGCCACCGATAAACCCGGCCGCTGCTGGCCCGGGGGGCATGCCGCCACCGGGTTCACGCTGTTCGCGCTGTTCTTCGTATTGCGTGACCGCCGTCCGCGCCTGGCGCGCCAGGCACTCATCTTTGCCTTCACCCTGGGAACGGTGTTCTCCATCGGCCGCATGATGCAGGGCGCACACTTCTTTTCCCACAATGTGTGGACCGCCGTATTCTGTTGGCTGATCTGCCTGGGCTGTTATTACTTCATCCTGTATCGCCCGGCTTTAAAGGCCGGGTCTGTAGCCGCCACCTTGCCTGTAAATGCTTGA
- a CDS encoding LTA synthase family protein: MDFIKMAPMRLLLLIIGIWLSIFFLTRTVLLLTHLDEAAGFSVSTFGIGLLYDLGFLAYAILPMGLYLLLCPPALWRRRGHRWFLQALLTVSIFIMLFTSVAEWLFWDEFGVRFNFIAVDYLVYSDEVLNNVLESYPIGTLLTILAVLAVGLSLALRKSFNAAVAAPLPQLRGRLFNALGLLAIAGLSLQLLSQDAPRAQGGNAYQNELASNGPYQFFAAFRNNELDYGQFYSSLTPATVAQQIRAELNEPNTRFIGEDPQDIRRMIDNPGTPRKPNIVLVTIESLSAKYLGSNGDKRDLTPNLDALRKQSLYFNNFYATGTRTDRGLEAITLAIPPTPGRSIVKRIGRESGFASLGQQLSAVGYDSVFVYGGRGYFDNMNAFFSGNGYRVVDQSSIDESEIHFKNAWGMADEDLYKQTLKLADANFAKQQPFLLQLMTTSNHRPYTYPDNRIDIKSGNGRDGAVKYTDYAIGQFLEQARQKPWFDNTLFVFVADHTAGSAGKEDLPISNYQIPLFIYAPKLIEPRESDQLASQIDLAPTLLGLLNLDYQSTFFGRNLLQDNPTPPRVVVGNYQHLGLFDGKDLAILSPRQGLRRHDDALTESRESKATGDDPLIKRAITYYQTASYGFKQQLLGWKAPKEGVEQISER, encoded by the coding sequence ATGGACTTTATTAAAATGGCGCCAATGCGCCTTCTGCTGCTGATCATCGGCATCTGGCTGTCGATTTTTTTCCTGACCCGAACCGTTTTGTTACTGACCCATCTGGATGAGGCGGCGGGATTCAGCGTTTCCACGTTCGGCATCGGCCTGCTGTATGACCTGGGTTTCCTTGCCTATGCGATCCTGCCGATGGGCCTGTATCTGCTGCTTTGCCCTCCGGCCTTATGGCGCCGTCGCGGTCACCGCTGGTTCCTTCAAGCGCTTTTGACCGTGAGTATTTTCATCATGCTGTTCACCTCTGTGGCCGAATGGCTTTTTTGGGATGAATTCGGCGTGCGCTTCAATTTCATCGCTGTTGACTACCTGGTCTATTCCGACGAAGTGCTCAATAACGTGCTGGAGTCGTATCCGATCGGCACCCTGCTGACGATTCTCGCCGTGCTGGCCGTGGGCTTGAGCCTGGCCTTGCGCAAATCCTTCAATGCCGCCGTGGCCGCCCCGTTACCACAACTGCGCGGGCGCCTGTTCAACGCGCTGGGCTTGCTGGCCATCGCAGGCCTGAGCCTGCAACTGCTCAGCCAGGACGCTCCGCGTGCCCAAGGCGGCAATGCCTACCAGAACGAACTGGCGAGCAACGGCCCGTATCAGTTCTTCGCCGCATTCCGTAACAACGAGCTGGACTACGGACAGTTCTACAGCAGCCTGACCCCGGCCACTGTGGCCCAGCAGATACGTGCCGAATTGAACGAGCCCAATACCCGTTTCATCGGTGAAGACCCGCAAGACATCCGTCGAATGATCGACAACCCTGGCACCCCCCGTAAACCGAACATCGTGCTGGTGACCATCGAAAGCCTTAGCGCCAAATACCTGGGCAGCAATGGCGACAAACGCGACTTGACGCCCAACCTGGACGCCTTGCGTAAACAGAGCCTGTATTTCAACAATTTCTACGCCACGGGCACTCGCACCGACCGTGGCCTGGAAGCCATCACCCTGGCTATCCCCCCAACCCCGGGGCGTTCGATCGTCAAGCGCATCGGGCGTGAGAGCGGTTTTGCCAGCCTGGGCCAGCAATTGAGCGCAGTCGGTTACGACAGCGTATTTGTCTATGGCGGACGCGGTTACTTCGACAACATGAATGCATTCTTCAGCGGCAACGGTTATCGGGTTGTCGATCAGAGCAGCATCGACGAATCCGAGATCCATTTCAAAAATGCCTGGGGCATGGCCGATGAGGATCTGTATAAACAGACACTGAAGCTGGCCGATGCCAATTTCGCCAAGCAACAGCCCTTCTTGCTGCAGTTGATGACGACCTCCAATCACCGCCCCTACACCTATCCCGATAACCGGATAGACATCAAATCCGGCAATGGCCGTGATGGCGCGGTAAAGTACACCGATTACGCCATCGGTCAGTTTCTGGAACAGGCGCGGCAAAAACCGTGGTTCGATAACACCCTCTTCGTCTTCGTCGCCGACCACACCGCCGGCAGCGCAGGGAAGGAAGACCTGCCGATCAGCAACTATCAGATCCCGCTGTTCATCTACGCGCCGAAGCTGATCGAACCGCGGGAGAGCGACCAACTGGCCAGTCAGATCGATCTCGCGCCCACCTTGCTTGGATTACTGAACCTGGATTATCAATCAACGTTCTTCGGTCGCAACCTGTTGCAGGACAACCCGACGCCACCCCGCGTTGTCGTGGGCAATTACCAACACCTGGGTCTGTTCGATGGCAAGGATCTGGCAATTCTCAGTCCGCGCCAGGGTCTGCGACGGCATGACGATGCGCTGACCGAGAGCCGCGAGTCCAAGGCAACCGGCGACGATCCGTTGATCAAACGCGCAATCACGTATTACCAAACCGCCAGTTATGGCTTCAAGCAACAGCTGCTTGGCTGGAAGGCACCCAAGGAGGGTGTCGAGCAAATCAGCGAACGTTAA
- the colR gene encoding two-component system response regulator ColR, with product MRILLVEDNRDILANLADYLGLKGYTVDCAQDGLSGLHLAATEHYDLIVLDIMLPGIDGYTLCKRLREDARRDTPVIMLTARDQLDDRLQGFKSGADDYLIKPFALSELAARIEAVMRRAQGGGRRALQVSDLTYDLDTLEVTRQGKLLKLNPVGLKLLAVLMQKSPHVLRREILEEALWGDDCPDSDSLRSHVHQLRQVIDKPFDKPLLHTVHGVGYRLAEGRDGV from the coding sequence ATGCGAATTCTATTGGTCGAAGACAACCGCGATATCCTGGCCAACCTGGCCGACTACCTGGGCCTCAAGGGCTATACCGTCGATTGCGCCCAGGACGGTTTGTCGGGGTTGCACCTGGCCGCTACCGAGCACTACGACCTGATCGTGTTGGACATCATGCTGCCGGGCATCGATGGCTATACCCTGTGCAAGCGCCTGCGCGAAGACGCCCGGCGCGACACGCCGGTGATCATGCTCACAGCCCGGGATCAATTGGATGATCGCCTGCAAGGCTTCAAGTCCGGCGCCGATGACTACCTGATCAAGCCTTTTGCCTTGTCGGAGCTGGCGGCACGGATCGAAGCCGTCATGCGTCGGGCCCAGGGCGGCGGCCGTCGGGCCTTGCAGGTCAGCGACCTGACCTACGACCTCGATACCCTTGAGGTGACCCGCCAGGGCAAACTGCTCAAGCTCAACCCTGTAGGCCTCAAGCTGCTGGCGGTGTTGATGCAGAAAAGCCCTCATGTGCTGCGCCGGGAAATTCTCGAAGAAGCATTGTGGGGTGATGATTGCCCGGACAGCGACAGCCTGCGCAGCCACGTCCACCAATTGCGCCAGGTGATCGACAAACCGTTCGACAAACCGCTGTTGCACACCGTACACGGCGTCGGCTATCGCCTGGCCGAGGGCCGAGATGGAGTTTAA
- a CDS encoding sensor histidine kinase — protein sequence MEFKQSLAQRIIIAFALMSALVAGAFAMGIVATVHLVEEKLISAGLGGDLQRLLLMDSVSDWSHRPEPDQLFYFSGGPGDFELPKDLRHLERGFHEVFREQLSYHAMVEVVDGRHYVLLQDQSDFEERERVLFAVVLVGFVLSLALAVFLGWVLARRVMAPVVRLARQVRHRDQLLGLAPPLAPDYAADEVGELAVAFDATLGRLRQALTRERLFTSDVSHELRTPLMVLATSCELLLENPALDQRGRTQVERINRASEEMRELVQTFLMLARAQREDNGMSPRLTLGQVAENLIGVWRAAIESKGLTLVFVPGHPVDTLYNATFLTAVMGNLLRNALHYTDQGFIRLSLSATGFVVEDSGVGIPEEKREAMFEPFVRGNEQRGEGLGLGLSLVQRICENQGWTVSLSTMEPNGCRFEVQLDPRA from the coding sequence ATGGAGTTTAAGCAGAGCCTTGCTCAACGGATCATTATCGCTTTCGCGCTGATGAGCGCGTTGGTGGCAGGAGCATTCGCCATGGGCATCGTGGCGACGGTTCACTTGGTGGAAGAGAAACTGATTTCCGCCGGGCTTGGCGGCGATCTGCAACGCCTGCTGTTGATGGACAGCGTCTCTGACTGGAGCCATCGTCCGGAACCCGACCAGCTGTTTTATTTCAGTGGCGGTCCCGGTGACTTCGAGCTGCCCAAGGACCTGCGCCATCTGGAGCGCGGTTTCCACGAGGTGTTTCGCGAACAGTTGTCGTATCACGCCATGGTCGAAGTCGTCGACGGTCGACACTACGTGCTGTTGCAAGACCAGAGCGATTTCGAGGAGCGCGAACGGGTGTTGTTCGCCGTGGTGCTGGTGGGCTTCGTGCTCAGCCTGGCGCTGGCGGTTTTCCTCGGTTGGGTGCTGGCGCGCCGGGTAATGGCGCCCGTGGTTCGCCTCGCCCGGCAAGTGCGTCATCGCGATCAACTGCTGGGGCTCGCTCCGCCGCTGGCACCGGATTATGCCGCCGATGAGGTGGGTGAGCTGGCGGTGGCGTTCGACGCAACGCTGGGACGGTTACGCCAGGCCCTGACGCGCGAGCGGTTGTTTACCAGCGACGTGAGCCACGAGTTGCGTACGCCGTTGATGGTCTTGGCGACTTCATGCGAGTTGCTGTTGGAGAACCCGGCGCTGGACCAGCGTGGCCGTACCCAGGTCGAGCGTATCAACCGAGCCAGCGAAGAAATGCGCGAGCTGGTGCAAACCTTTCTGATGCTCGCCAGGGCCCAACGTGAAGACAACGGCATGTCGCCTCGCTTGACCCTTGGACAGGTGGCGGAGAACCTCATTGGTGTGTGGCGCGCTGCCATCGAATCCAAAGGCCTGACGCTGGTCTTCGTACCGGGGCACCCCGTCGATACCCTGTATAACGCCACATTCCTGACGGCAGTGATGGGCAATCTGTTGCGCAATGCCTTGCACTACACCGATCAGGGGTTTATCCGCCTCTCACTGTCCGCCACCGGATTTGTGGTCGAGGACAGTGGCGTGGGCATTCCCGAAGAGAAGCGCGAGGCGATGTTCGAGCCGTTCGTGCGCGGTAATGAACAGCGCGGCGAAGGGCTTGGGCTGGGGCTTTCCCTGGTGCAACGAATCTGCGAGAACCAAGGCTGGACGGTGAGCCTCAGCACAATGGAGCCCAACGGTTGCCGCTTCGAGGTGCAGCTGGATCCAAGGGCGTGA